ATCCTGTCAACGACTGCTTCGACAACCCTATTGGTGTTGCCAATCCCAACGTGATCTCTAATCAGCAGATGAGAGCGTCTTCCCACTTAGATGAATCTCATCAGGCCTCTCATGGTCGGCTAAACGGGACAGGTTGGTGTGCGGGAAATGCTAGCTCCCACGACTGGCTTCAGATTGATTTCAATCGAACAATCGATGTTTGTGCTGTTGCAACACAAGGAGGTGCAAACGGCTGGATGACCAAATTCAGGCTGTTATTCTCAAATAATGGAAGACAGTGGGTACCTTACAAACAAGAAGATGGCTCCATTATGGTATGGTGATTTAATGACTGAGTGGATTGTAAAGAgctctagaaaagaaaaaaattaccataagTATGATGGCGGCTGCATAACTGGTCACTTCACTAGAAAGTTCATGACAAGAGATActataaaaagtaataaatgatCCTACCAGCATGTAGGACTCATGGCATATAAGAACCTCGTTATGACCTGAATCCTCGTAAGAGTTTCCATTTCCATAACTTGGTTGAGAGAGTATGACCAAATCCTTCTATGAGAGCCATTCTGATGAACACCGATTTGCCGTGATGACGTACTTGGTGTTGCAGTCAATTCAACTTCACTGTCTGAACAGACTCATACAT
The sequence above is a segment of the Pocillopora verrucosa isolate sample1 chromosome 5, ASM3666991v2, whole genome shotgun sequence genome. Coding sequences within it:
- the LOC136281281 gene encoding contactin-associated protein like 5-1-like — protein: MRASSHLDESHQASHGRLNGTGWCAGNASSHDWLQIDFNRTIDVCAVATQGGANGWMTKFRLLFSNNGRQWVPYKQEDGSIMHFDRSGKNVTIDQHKLPKTVSARHVRFIPNLLHV